In Negativicutes bacterium, a single genomic region encodes these proteins:
- a CDS encoding IS630 family transposase → MKMQPGKIERIDNEYIRKGTCSIFLFTEPLNGWRYADANEHRTKIDWAFQIKWLVEQYPTAEKIVLIMDNLNTHNTSSLYEAFTPEEALRIAKRLEIHYTPKHGSWLNIAEIELSALGRQCLGKRRIDNLQTLNHELKAWYVDRNLKQKSVDWQFTTDAARTKLKRLYPIVK, encoded by the coding sequence ATTAAAATGCAACCGGGAAAAATAGAACGGATTGATAACGAGTACATACGCAAGGGTACCTGCAGCATCTTCCTTTTTACCGAGCCGCTAAACGGATGGCGGTATGCAGATGCGAACGAACACAGAACAAAAATCGATTGGGCGTTTCAGATCAAATGGCTCGTGGAGCAATATCCGACCGCTGAAAAAATCGTTTTGATCATGGATAATCTTAATACTCATAACACCTCCTCTCTTTATGAGGCATTCACACCGGAAGAGGCACTACGTATAGCGAAGCGGTTGGAGATACATTACACGCCAAAGCACGGAAGTTGGCTTAATATTGCCGAGATAGAATTATCGGCTCTCGGTCGCCAATGTCTGGGGAAACGGCGAATTGATAACTTACAGACTTTGAATCATGAACTGAAGGCATGGTATGTCGATCGAAACCTGAAACAAAAATCTGTTGATTGGCAGTTTACTACCGATGCTGCCAGAACAAAATTGAAGCGGCTTTATCCGATTGTTAAATGA